From Xenopus laevis strain J_2021 chromosome 7L, Xenopus_laevis_v10.1, whole genome shotgun sequence, one genomic window encodes:
- the LOC121395679 gene encoding uncharacterized protein LOC121395679 isoform X1, with amino-acid sequence MSLSIVTLLVSAALSNELLENEKEWGKISWNRETTLAFANSCRQYRFSTNGEHLLNQHLSIKIGTTTEYCHFQMKFPEHKETCTNSSHVTLINDTSLLLETTDVEYKTFYLEYGAGKVGKSVEAIFAGFCQNKSENPIPTTSNYSSMWLVIGAIVLISIVIFVVAYIIYRRWKAPQFICLQHQSNMNAENRDMKSGPDEVNEALISAEGNSQHGKHKNTEEELEPLRDKMETTCETEFLYLTTREDPYVLEQ; translated from the exons ATGTCATTGTCAATTGTGACTCTTCTGGTCAGCGCAGCATTGT CAAATGAACTGCTGGAAAATGAAAAGGAATGGGGCAAAATATCGTGGAACAGAGAAACCACATTAG CCTTTGCCAACAGCTGCCGGCAGTACCGATTCTCTACCAATGGGGAACACCTGTTGAACCAACATCTCTCCATCAAAATAGGGACCACAACAGAATACTGCCATTTCCAGATGAAGTTCCCTGAACATAAAGAAACTTGCACTAATTCCTCCCACGTGACTCTGATCAACGACACTTCTTTGCTCCTGGAAACAACGGACGTGGAATATAAGACTTTTTATCTGGAATACGGGGCTGGGAAGGTGGGGAAGTCGGTGGAGGCCATATTTGCAG gTTTTTGCCAAAATAAATCTGAGAATCCCATCCCAACCACTTCCAATTACAGTTCCATGTGGCTGGTGATAGGAGCGATTGTTCTCATCTCAATAGTTATTTTCGTAGTCGCGTACATAATCTATAGAAG GTGGAAAGCTCCACAGTTCATCTGTCTACA GCATCAGTCAAATATGAATGCCGAAAACAGGGACATGAAAAGTGGACCTGATGAAGTTAATGAGGCGCTGATCTCTGCAGAGGGCAACTCCCAACACGGCAAGCATAAAAACACAGAAGAGGAACTAGAACCCCTGagggacaaaatggagacaacgTGTGAGACAGAATTCTTGTACTTGACCACAAGAGAAGATCCATATGTTCTGGAACAGTGA
- the LOC121395679 gene encoding uncharacterized protein LOC121395679 isoform X2: MSLSIVTLLVSAALSFANSCRQYRFSTNGEHLLNQHLSIKIGTTTEYCHFQMKFPEHKETCTNSSHVTLINDTSLLLETTDVEYKTFYLEYGAGKVGKSVEAIFAGFCQNKSENPIPTTSNYSSMWLVIGAIVLISIVIFVVAYIIYRRWKAPQFICLQHQSNMNAENRDMKSGPDEVNEALISAEGNSQHGKHKNTEEELEPLRDKMETTCETEFLYLTTREDPYVLEQ; encoded by the exons ATGTCATTGTCAATTGTGACTCTTCTGGTCAGCGCAGCATTGT CCTTTGCCAACAGCTGCCGGCAGTACCGATTCTCTACCAATGGGGAACACCTGTTGAACCAACATCTCTCCATCAAAATAGGGACCACAACAGAATACTGCCATTTCCAGATGAAGTTCCCTGAACATAAAGAAACTTGCACTAATTCCTCCCACGTGACTCTGATCAACGACACTTCTTTGCTCCTGGAAACAACGGACGTGGAATATAAGACTTTTTATCTGGAATACGGGGCTGGGAAGGTGGGGAAGTCGGTGGAGGCCATATTTGCAG gTTTTTGCCAAAATAAATCTGAGAATCCCATCCCAACCACTTCCAATTACAGTTCCATGTGGCTGGTGATAGGAGCGATTGTTCTCATCTCAATAGTTATTTTCGTAGTCGCGTACATAATCTATAGAAG GTGGAAAGCTCCACAGTTCATCTGTCTACA GCATCAGTCAAATATGAATGCCGAAAACAGGGACATGAAAAGTGGACCTGATGAAGTTAATGAGGCGCTGATCTCTGCAGAGGGCAACTCCCAACACGGCAAGCATAAAAACACAGAAGAGGAACTAGAACCCCTGagggacaaaatggagacaacgTGTGAGACAGAATTCTTGTACTTGACCACAAGAGAAGATCCATATGTTCTGGAACAGTGA